Proteins encoded within one genomic window of Rhododendron vialii isolate Sample 1 chromosome 1a, ASM3025357v1:
- the LOC131323506 gene encoding SPX domain-containing protein 3, with translation MKFGKRLKQQIQETLPGWRDKFVSYKDLKKLVRLISAAPPMKNGSLEFGRAEAEFVYSLNSEIEKLNAFFMEQEEDFVIQHKELKQRIERVADIWGPHGSNPSEMIYTEEMGRIKKDIVDFHGEMVLLMNYSNVNYTGLAKILKKYDKRTGGLLRSPFIQKVLQQPFFTTDLISKLVKECESTIDTVLPAAEEEEVEEKGEGGGGIRGERETIKVYGEGIFRNTVAALLTMQEIRRGSSTHSHFSLPPLGLSDSDLIQPFQLNSPIPIP, from the exons ATGAAGTTTGGGAAGAGATTGAAGCAACAAATCCAGGAGACGCTGCCCGGATGGCGCGACAAATTCGTGTCCTACAAGGATTTGAAGAAACTTGTAAGGTTAATTTCTGCGGCTCCTCCGATGAAGAACGGATCGCTTGAGTTTGGGAGAGCCGAGGCCGAGTTTGTCTACTCTTTGAACAGTGAGATTGAGAAGTTGAACGCATTTTTCATGGAACAAGAGGAGGATTTCGTTATCCAGCATAAG GAGTTGAAACAAAGGATCGAGAGAGTGGCTGATATTTGGGGACCACATGGCAGTAATCCATCAGAGATGATTTACACGGAGGAGATGGGAAGAATAAAAAAGGACATTGTCGATTTCCATGGGGAAATGGTGCTGTTGATGAACTACAGCAATGTCAATTACACAG GGTTGGCAAAGATATTGAAGAAGTACGACAAGCGAACTGGTGGACTCTTGCGCTCGCCCTTCATTCAAAAAGTGCTGCAGCAACCTTTCTTCACGACTGACCTCATATCAAAGCTTGTGAAAGAATGCGAGAGCACCATAGACACAGTACTCCCAGCagctgaagaagaagaagttgaagaaaaaggagaaggaggaggcgGCAtccgaggagagagagagaccattaAAGTGTATGGAGAGGGAATTTTTAGAAACACAGTCGCCGCGCTACTGACCATGCAAGAAATTAGAAGAGGAAGCTCTACTCATAGTCACTTCTCTCTGCCACCCCTTGGTTTGTCAGATTCAGATCTCATTCAGCCGTTTCAGCTGAATTCACCAATACCAATTCCTTAA
- the LOC131322478 gene encoding vesicle-associated protein 1-2 isoform X1: MSTGELLSIEPQELQFPFELKKQISCSLQLTNKTSNYVAFKVKTTNPKKYCVRPNTGIVLPQSTSDVIVTMQAQKEAPADMQCKDKFLLQSAVTSPGATTKDITPEMFHKESGNTVEECKLRVSYVAPPQPPSPVREGSDEGSSPRVSVSDNGTLNTAEYTAASSAFAERIHVNPQDNSSEAKAFISKLTQEKNSAIQQNNKLQQELEFLRRKGNRSSGGISFIYVIIVGVLGIFLGFLLKKT, from the exons ATGAGCACCGGAGAGCTCCTCAGCATCGAACCCCAGGAGCTTCAATTTCCTT TTGAATTAAAGAAGCAGATCTCGTGTTCTCTGCAATTAACGAACAAAACCAGCAACTATGTGGCATTCAAG GTCAAGACGACCAATCCTAAAAAGTACTGCGTTCGTCCTAACACCGGAATCGTATTGCCACAGTCTACATCCGATGTTATAG TGACAATGCAAGCACAGAAGGAGGCTCCTGCCGACATGCAATGCAAGGATAAGTTCCTCCTTCAGAGCGCGGTCACCAGTCCTGGAGCTACTACAAAGGATATCACTCCAGAGATG TTCCACAAGGAGTCTGGAAATACTGTTGAGGAGTGCAAGCTGAGAGTTTCTTATGTCgcgccaccacaaccaccatcaCCTGTGCGAGAAGGATCAGACGAAGGTTCTTCGCCAAGGGTTTCTGTGTCAGACAATGGAACTCTAAATACAGCTGAATATACTGCT GCTTCAAGTGCCTTTGCCGAAAGGATACATGTCAATCCTCAAGATAACTCATCAGAG GCGAAGGCTTTTATTTCTAAGCTGACTCAGGAGAAAAATTCCGCAATTCAGCAAAATAACAAGCTTCAGCAAGAATTG GAGTTCTTGAGACGAAAAGGCAACAGAAGCAGCGGTGGAATTTCGTTCATATATGTTATTATTGTTGGTGTGCTTGGCATCTTTTTGGGTTTCCTTCTAAAGAAAACATGA
- the LOC131322478 gene encoding vesicle-associated protein 1-2 isoform X2 has protein sequence MSTGELLSIEPQELQFPFELKKQISCSLQLTNKTSNYVAFKVKTTNPKKYCVRPNTGIVLPQSTSDVIVTMQAQKEAPADMQCKDKFLLQSAVTSPGATTKDITPEMFHKESGNTVEECKLRVSYVAPPQPPSPVREGSDEGSSPRVSVSDNGTLNTAEYTAAKAFISKLTQEKNSAIQQNNKLQQELEFLRRKGNRSSGGISFIYVIIVGVLGIFLGFLLKKT, from the exons ATGAGCACCGGAGAGCTCCTCAGCATCGAACCCCAGGAGCTTCAATTTCCTT TTGAATTAAAGAAGCAGATCTCGTGTTCTCTGCAATTAACGAACAAAACCAGCAACTATGTGGCATTCAAG GTCAAGACGACCAATCCTAAAAAGTACTGCGTTCGTCCTAACACCGGAATCGTATTGCCACAGTCTACATCCGATGTTATAG TGACAATGCAAGCACAGAAGGAGGCTCCTGCCGACATGCAATGCAAGGATAAGTTCCTCCTTCAGAGCGCGGTCACCAGTCCTGGAGCTACTACAAAGGATATCACTCCAGAGATG TTCCACAAGGAGTCTGGAAATACTGTTGAGGAGTGCAAGCTGAGAGTTTCTTATGTCgcgccaccacaaccaccatcaCCTGTGCGAGAAGGATCAGACGAAGGTTCTTCGCCAAGGGTTTCTGTGTCAGACAATGGAACTCTAAATACAGCTGAATATACTGCT GCGAAGGCTTTTATTTCTAAGCTGACTCAGGAGAAAAATTCCGCAATTCAGCAAAATAACAAGCTTCAGCAAGAATTG GAGTTCTTGAGACGAAAAGGCAACAGAAGCAGCGGTGGAATTTCGTTCATATATGTTATTATTGTTGGTGTGCTTGGCATCTTTTTGGGTTTCCTTCTAAAGAAAACATGA